Genomic DNA from Solanum pennellii chromosome 3, SPENNV200:
ttttataattttgttcatgattttaactttgacataaaattagaacttgaaataattagtttagGAGTATTTTAAGTAGAATAAAGGTTTTCaccacaaaattttaaaatttgactttttcTCCAAGTGAAATCTTCGTCCAACGTACTATTTCAACtttcaaatattctttttcaattttaatactctttatttaactttaatttttctctctaCTTCAATTTTGTGGACCATTCGATTCGGTcccaaaattaataaataaatgaagaatttaaattttaaaattagttagcttttaataattttgttataaataatctctttatatatatatatatatatatatatatattaacattctttttgttatattttatttttatcaaaaataatttatttgtcccaataaaaaaagacaaaaagtcTACGTATAGTTTATTGTTACAGACCTAACTTATGATTtgtgaaattatataaaatatgttaatgacattttttataaaaaaatagaaagcaaGTAGTACCtaattttttcatgattatatatatatatcattcttTCTTATTTCCTTGGAAGAAATAAAGTATGGGTCATATTTAACTAATCAATACATTATTCTTctacattaattaatattatataattaccTACCCTTCAAACACATTCTAGTCAGCTCCTTGCTTGTGGACCATTATAACTTGGAGCGGAGCAATAATTTTGCTtacaaatttgataaaattcagtaatttttaatttaaatttatatttataatatatatgtatgaaatatacgtataataatttatcaaaaattaagtAAGTCGtaattctaaaaatttaatatttatcaagTTAAAATTCTTGTTCCGACTTTGATTTTAATACAGAAACAATCAAACGAAGTTAAAATTTACAAAGTTAGTCACTTGGTTGGTGCAGATTCCATCTCCTTATCTTTGTTTTGTACAAGCGAAGTTTCCACATTGTTTACAGCACACTAATTAATTACCAAAAACCAATGAAACACACCTACCAGTATATGCCAAAAAGACAAAGAAATGAGAAGAATGAGATTGAAATAGTTTGAATATATAAAGAGGAAGAGCGAGTTAGGAGATTCTAGAAGGTTTTTAACACACTATTAAACTAGACTATATTTTCGTAAGTCTTTTTTTAagtaagagagaaggaagatttCTCATTTCCATCACTCTTATAGGTGATTAgattaaaataatacttttaaTATGGTATATTATTCTCCTATTTAGTTCAAACCCTCATAATTTTAACGAAAAGATTTCAAACAATTAATACTATCAACTACACCATAACTCTAAATAGATGTGATATGGTATAAATAATTCATATCTTATGTTAGATGGCAATCTAAATAATTATTGGACTAACGTGACTTGTtccattttttctatttaaatatgTTGACTCCACGGAGTCTTCTTCTTTAAATTACTCTTTTTCAAGGAAACTTCGTGCATAGTAATTTCTTTTTAGGTTTTAAAACTTGATAGTATCTTTCCGTTTtgaaataattcttttttgtttttaatttaaaaatattaaaattaaaaaataaaaatattttaaatataagataatatatataaaatatcatcctGATGTGTCCGTCGAATACTCTACGATAAAAGGGGGCGTAAACTTCAATTGCCGACATGCTTGTTGGGTCGTTCCATCAATCACTCAATTACTATAAAAAGCCTCCACACATATGTGgtgtatattattattaacgTAGACTCGTTCAATTgagaataaattaatttattgagataagttattttgatatgtatattaaataatttatttcatcattataaCAATTAATGACggaatataataatttgatatttcataatataattattagtatATCATATATCTCAAACTATAAGATTTCTAAGTGTATGACGATCTTTTATTTCAATAagtcttttttacttttatttgtagtctattaaaaaatatctattatTTCATTCTCTAACTCTGTATTTTTTCATATGATatatttaagattataaaattaagtaaaattttaatacaattatcatactcaaaatattacatattaatttttttaactttatatcaaacaaattgaaatcgAGGTTAAACAACCAAAAGTAAAGTTTAAGTGTGTGGACCCATAAAAGTTTTCAGATAGTAATAAGTATTTTAGCTCAAGTTTTAAGTTCTAAATACAAATCACTTTAATAAAAGATTATATTACTTTTCAAACTAAGAGCGTATTTGGATAAATCATGGATACGAAAGTTTATTAAAactattaatttttaacttttaaaagtatttgacgatatataaaaataagtcaaaaaataatttaaataatttaacaaatttaaaaatgacTTGCAAcgtagtaaaaaataaaaaataactctcccacatcttttgtttttaacttaaaaattaattttttaaaataaattcaaatctttttggaataaatacaaattaatggAGTCGTCGAAAATGTGAAGCGCGTGGGCTAGCATTACATATTGTGCATTgtgtaaaatatgaaaatgattcCGAAGATGACATCACGTAACTGACGTCATGAAATTTGTTTAATGGAGGGACGGACGCATTTATATTCTCATTCAGCAGCAGGAAGCAACCAGCCAGGAAGAAAAAATACACACAGAAAACATTGACATAGCAGAAtacacattatattatatttattgaatgaTAGAGTAAAGAGAAGTAATTGCACTAGCAGTATCGATAATTAATCAGTTAGCCGGCCGGAATGCTACTAATGGAcggagaaaagaagaggaagagaacAGCAATCGTCGCCGCAGATCGGAGTAACGATGAGGTAACCCCTACTGTGAAGGAGGAGGAGGCGCCATCAGAGGCGGAGGTTAACGAGTTCTTCGCGATCTTACGGAGGATGCACGTGGCGGTGAAATATCTGCAGAGAAACGCTCAGATTCAGCCGGAAAACGTTAACGCTCACGGCAGCAAGTTAACGGCATCAACGGCCGGTGTTAACGGAGATGCAGCtggaaagaagagagaacgggGAATCGTGAGAAAAGGTGATTTGGACCTCAACACACTGCCGGACGGCGGAGACTAACGCAGTTTTAAGCATAGGTTAATTACAGAAATGCACCCTTAATTATCGTAGATTCTTAAGATTGATCTGCTGTacagattaattaattaaagcctttattttatatatatttctctgGTAATCGGTTTGCTCTTTGTGATTTActttaataaattcattttattttatcattagatGTTTCATGCGGGCAGCgcatacataatattttttcactatatataaattttattttaaaattttaggtctaaatttatgattaaattttaaatatttcacaCTCAAACCGCATGACAaagtaatatgatgaaaaattgagATTAAAAACTAACCATGGAAATTACAAAATGGATGagaaaattcaactttcttaACTTCCTTGTTTATTTTCCTGTGGAATTCaatagttataatatatattatgaaaaagggtttaaatataattaagtaaacggaatgttattatattaatttttattctttgttaATAATTGATTTAACTATATTTCTATCATTATTTGATAGCGTCGAAATTATCCTTATTTTACACAAAATTTAACCGGTGACTAATAAGAACATATTTGAACTGACATGCATATATTAAGGTATGTTTATTCCAATTTAGTCTCTAACTACAGATATGTAATTACATGTGAAGTTGCTTTTTCAAAGCAATTTGGTTAGTTAACCATATTGATTTTTTTCACCATTTTAAGTCAACACAATATGAGTCTAATTTGAAGAAACTTCATGATATCAATTTTGTACAATTTAAATTAGAACTTCTAAGTAAAGAAGAAACAATAATCATAATGtcatataacaaaaataaaaaaaatatataatataatatggagGTGGGAATTAGGAGCCAATAGTGGACAAAGTAAAGATGACTCGAAGTTTATTATTCCAAATTGTTGATCCCGTTGTACTAGCTTTAAAagattattgtttttttaaaaaattatcgtAAACAGATTTATTAATTgtactaattaattgaaatatgtattttaaaaagaCTATACTTTTGAGTTTTGTCATTTGTGTGTATATTTAAATTGTCTTTTGTCTCTGTAGTTGTTTCACCGTCGCAtgagaagaagaataaaagagCTGAAAAAGTAGAAGGAATTGTTTTATCCTctcgtctcattttatgtgacacttttcagattttaaaatttaaatatatcttCGTCTCATTTTAGGTGTCACTTTTCagactttaaaatttaaatacatttattttttatcataaattttttatacattttaaatgattaattattataattcataataCTTTATACAtggtttatatatataaagttttattattaaaaaattaaagatttcatgtgtaaattttcaaacaaatttaaattatttaactcttaaaaaataaaaaaattcacctaatatatatagagagtatttattttttcattttcaggTCTTACTAATCAACATATGGTAATCCATTAGTCAAAGACTCGAGAGTATACTTCATACTCTTCCACGGGGGCAGGTATCTTTTACGAAGGGTTCATCTAAACTTTTTTcgacgaaaaattatattatttttatatgattaaaataattttatatgtatatatgataaatatcGAATGCCTTCAGCTGTGTATTGCTACAGATTTTAAACCGCTTGTTGAAAATCTTAGCTTCACCTCTGTACACTACCATCATATTACCTCAAATCGTATCACTTACGACTTTCAAAATcagtttattttgaataatgtttctttttatgaaaaatgctTTTACAAAAAGTATTTTGAAGAGTAGTATATTATGTTTgactaatatattttaaaaacacttATGTCAATAGAACAATACTTTGTGCTTGATTTATGCCTCAAAAGTGCTCTCGagcatttatttttttaaaaaaaattttgatcaCATTACACAGAAAATAATCCAACCATAATTATGGAATTTCTTAAACGGTGAATGCATTTGGGAAATTGCAATGTATACTTCTAAGTAATGCCAATCAAATTACCTAAACGgaattttcttttagaaaaattatagtATTATAATTAACGTGATTATTGACACGAGGGTAAGCACGTGGATTGACTGTTTGACTAATAAACCTTACGTAATGTAACAAAAACTTCTACCAATAATGTTAGGAAACTTTATATGAATTTTCTgtcagaaaaaaaaagagtaaacaaAGCAagattttacttaattataaaaGACTTAGTggtcttttaattttaaaacatatcaaACGATATTGAGTTTGTGCACATAAATAAGTGCATTTATTGTAGCCGGAATGTTATACTTTATTCATGTGcataataatatattgaaaatacattattttctaCGTACTCTTAATATATGTATCCATGTGTATATGATGTCTTTGTCCAACTATATCCCTGTGAATATTAAGTGTATTCGTCGTATCTGATactataaattttcaaattattagtaTGTTTTTACTGCTATTTCGAATAAATTAGgattttaattacataatttatctAAATTTCATAGTGTTAAtagttaattacattatttttcaactcttttttaaataactaaaatatcttaaaatatatgaatttcgATTATATCAGAAGATTTCTGGATATGCAGGTGAAGGATGTATCCGAGAGTGGAGAAATGTATCAGCGAGAGGAAAGTGATATATCAAAAAGTGGATTTTTGGTTTTTTATAAAATGGTAGGAACTTTAAAGATTatagtaaaagaaaatatatatttaggtaATATTTCCTTAATTTATGGAATTTTAAGACTCTTCAGTAATTTTAAGACTGGGGCTTCATTTCCTTATTACAGTTATGGAGTGAAGCCAAAGGCCTTGGCCTTGTGAAGTCTTTTAGGCCCATGATCATGAGCTTATACTATTGTGGAGATCTAAAATTGATTGCAATCAATTATTACTTTGTGATTTATATCTAGATTATTTATATAACGATAAGGTTATATGTGAGTTATTGATATAACAAAGTTGTATATTAGGTTTAAATCGCACAATTGAGGTATATATGCCCTTGTCGTTAAACGACGCAGCTAACCAGTTAAGTGTGCgaacaaaattttttattgtaaaattaatttttttaaaaaaaggagcTATTAGCATAGAAAATACTTTAGGAATACAAGTAAGGGTCCTAATGAAATCATGCAATTTTTGGTAAAACTATTTTATTCATGGGGTCGTTTGGTTGGTGGGATGAGACAGAGGCGGAGCCAGAATTATCAATAAGGGGGTTAAATCTGTATAAATAGATAGTCGAAgggggttcgacatctactctatatacatataaacttattttaaacatgtataaataatataatttatccGGCGATGGGGGTTCGGATGAACCTCCTTGTGTAGCTCCACCCTGAGATAGTCAAGGTTATTCTATGAGTTGGAGACTAAAATGATAAGTTAAAACAATCTCATGAAATTTCTCGAAATTATTATCCTTATCCCACCATTCAAACAGTTTTAAATTTTGGCATAACACAATATTTTTGTCGTAATATAGAGAACAAAAGTCAAATTTCCAAATCAGTAACTTCATTTGGTATAGAATCATAatttccacaaaaaaaaaatgtcttctCAATTTCTTATCACTTTACCTTGATTATAACATGGATCGTTTTAAGTCGTcgattatttattcaaaaaaaaatatttaacgtATGTAGCAGTAAGTGTTGATTAAAGAGACGTAGTGGTGTGGGTGCTTTTAAGTTCTTTAAtggaataataattataataataataacgtgGATGTACCATGTTTTctattagaataaaatatattgacTCATCGAgtctttgtcttttttttatcCCGGGAATATCGGTCATTTGTTAATAGTgaagtaaaatagaaaaatataaagtgCGACCACCGAAAAATAATAGAACTACCACGACTTAAAAGGAGCGTAAAGATCAATCAAGCAGAAATAAAAGCAATTGACCATATATTTTGgcaatttttaattataaattatttaatacaaAATACAGTATTTTAAATACTCAACCTGTGGATTGGCAAAAGGGCAaaatttagttttctttttaaattcgCTCTcccttttgattaaaaaaaaaaattgatgtgcCTTTTTAAAATTGTTGACAAATTTTTTGCCCTTTCAACCTCGAACTCCACATATTTTAGACGTTAGAAAATGTGCGAGACTTTTTCAATTAAATTGAACGATATTATTTttgattaaacaaaaaataaatataaataataagaatttAGTGATTGTAATTGCAGTCTGATTAACTGCTTCCTCAAACACCCGATCACCTAATAGGTATTATATAATAGGATATGAAATTAGATATGTTCGAATTGAACCACATTTCAATTTGTTGTATTACCGAAATCGTTTTTAGAATGGGTAAACTGTTAAATATAATAACTTTTTTCTAGGCTCTCATGTATATTTCCTAACTCATTGATGTTGTTAAAAGCATACTATTTTGATCCAATCTCAAAACATAAGGGATTAATTTTGTCACTCTCCAAGTTTTATGTACCAAACTGGAGCTGTTGTGTGACGCACAGAAGCAAGCGCGTGGGTGAATTTTACAAGTTGCGCATTGTTGAAgcatcaaaaaaatcaaaaatgatAATGCCATTTCCCATGAGATCACATTTCTGACATCAGCAGATTTGTGAAATCGGTGGAACGCATTAATAATTATCAACAACCATACATGGAGAATAGACTTCTTATAGACTATTCTAGAGAGCAgagaacaaaattaaaatcGACAACGGTGAGGCGACACTGATGGACCGGCACAAGAAGCGGAAGAGAACTGACAACGGCGGTAATCGAAGCAGACATGAGAGAGAAAGTTCTGTGAAGGAGAACACCGTAGTGTCGAAACCGCCGCCGCCATCGGAGGCGGAAGTTAACGAGTTCTTCGCGATCTTACGGAGGATGAACGTGGCAGTGAAATATCTTCAGAAAAATGCTCAGATCGGTGAAGTAGAGGATAGCCATAAGAGAGTTGATTTGGATCTGAATACACTACCGGAAAGCGGAGATTAACGCCGACGAAGCTCCGAATTTTAGACGGTGACGGTCCGTCTGTACTCTGTACAGGTTAAGTGCTTGCTTTTCATCACTGACAACGAATTTGCAATCGCTTTTTCTGGGAATTATAGCTGCTACTATTTTGTTAGGTTTTGAACTTTGTAACAAAAATCTCCAACGTATTTAAATTTGCATCAATAAATTTTCCTTAGTGTTTTcacttatataataataataataaataaaaatattattaccgTCAAACGAACAGATTGGGATATTATGCgctaaaattttcttttttaatccaTTCTTGTCTCTCTACTTGGTTATTTAGCAATTTACTGTCAAGTAATGTTTAGCAATttcatttgtatattttataaattaaaattgtttttttcaaCTATGCGcttttatattaagaaaattgatATACAAAATGATAGAATCAGATtcataaaccaaaaaaatatatatattccctGTGCAAgaataaattgttataaaattgGGGCACAAGGTATCACTCATTGCTCCcgtttacatttttttaaaaattttgtttcttgAATAAATTAGGCTAAACTTTTCGACTTTTAGCACATGTTGTTTTAGTTAGCTTGGGAATAAGAGTAAGGAAAAGTGATAtgcaaaaaaagaaatgaaattaattatccTTGTCCATTTATTTAGACTTAGCGAAAGGGACAATTCAATGCAGGAaaaaaagattatatatattctaataaaataggaaataaatatAGCTCATTAAATTAATTGAGATGCATCCAAGGaagtttaaatattatatttatttcaaattgtttgtcttaattatttttatagttcGTTTTAAAAAGAAAGTATTCCCTGACAATTTAATAATCTCAAATTTTCACCTAATACgctttaaatcatataattaaagaGTATTTTAGTATAAAAG
This window encodes:
- the LOC107013863 gene encoding uncharacterized protein LOC107013863, whose product is MLLMDGEKKRKRTAIVAADRSNDEVTPTVKEEEAPSEAEVNEFFAILRRMHVAVKYLQRNAQIQPENVNAHGSKLTASTAGVNGDAAGKKRERGIVRKGDLDLNTLPDGGD
- the LOC107013697 gene encoding uncharacterized protein LOC107013697, which codes for MDRHKKRKRTDNGGNRSRHERESSVKENTVVSKPPPPSEAEVNEFFAILRRMNVAVKYLQKNAQIGEVEDSHKRVDLDLNTLPESGD